In Herbaspirillum seropedicae, a single window of DNA contains:
- a CDS encoding response regulator has product MQIGVDSQRAVDNKRVFIVDCDEVSGLALQFMLADECEAHLLADVDNALRKGRDWPPDLLLLGQGNLVKEGMEVLAQLRQQHPALKIVVVCDSANDRHVRQALAQGANSTLLRPLTLESVRRKVDAQLGRRTPLGLGIAVTVM; this is encoded by the coding sequence ATGCAAATCGGTGTAGACAGCCAGCGCGCGGTCGACAACAAACGGGTCTTCATCGTCGACTGTGATGAAGTCAGCGGCTTGGCGCTGCAGTTCATGCTCGCCGACGAGTGCGAAGCGCATCTGCTGGCGGATGTGGACAATGCCTTGCGCAAGGGCCGGGATTGGCCGCCCGACCTGCTCTTGCTGGGCCAGGGCAATCTCGTCAAGGAGGGCATGGAGGTGCTGGCCCAATTGCGCCAGCAACATCCGGCCTTGAAGATCGTAGTGGTGTGCGACAGCGCCAATGACCGCCATGTTCGCCAAGCCCTGGCGCAAGGGGCCAACTCCACGCTGCTGCGCCCGCTTACGCTGGAGAGCGTGCGCCGCAAGGTCGATGCCCAACTGGGCCGACGCACGCCCTTGGGCCTGGGCATCGCGGTGACGGTGATGTAA
- a CDS encoding group II truncated hemoglobin, which yields MPGASKSAPLANPHYQQIGGEPVVRQLVDRFYALMDQLPQAAVVRAMHPGDLTPAKQRLFMFLSGWLGGPPLYAEAFGHPRLRHAHAGFAVDAAARDAWMACMNQALQELVPDEVLRQQLGAAFFKTADFLCNQ from the coding sequence ATGCCGGGCGCATCGAAGTCTGCGCCGCTGGCCAATCCGCATTACCAGCAGATCGGCGGCGAGCCGGTCGTGCGGCAACTGGTCGACCGTTTCTACGCCCTGATGGACCAGTTGCCCCAGGCGGCCGTGGTACGCGCCATGCATCCGGGCGACCTGACCCCGGCCAAGCAGCGCCTGTTCATGTTCCTCTCCGGTTGGCTGGGCGGCCCGCCGCTGTATGCCGAGGCCTTCGGCCATCCGCGCCTGCGTCACGCACACGCGGGCTTTGCCGTCGATGCTGCCGCACGTGATGCCTGGATGGCCTGCATGAACCAGGCACTACAAGAACTGGTACCCGACGAGGTGTTGCGGCAGCAACTGGGTGCCGCATTTTTCAAGACTGCCGATTTTCTGTGCAACCAATAA
- a CDS encoding FmdB family zinc ribbon protein produces the protein MTSQGRAAASYQECCPTLRKRPFNTSEPTMPLFDFLCTACDTHFEKLVRAGDTPACPSCGSHAVLRQVSAPQAPGKSAGILQRARAQAAREGHFSNYRPSELRNKLK, from the coding sequence ATGACGTCACAGGGTCGGGCGGCAGCCAGCTATCAGGAATGCTGCCCCACCCTGCGCAAACGCCCCTTCAACACCAGCGAGCCGACCATGCCCCTTTTCGACTTTCTCTGTACCGCCTGCGACACCCATTTTGAAAAACTGGTCCGCGCCGGCGACACGCCAGCCTGCCCGAGCTGCGGCAGCCATGCAGTGCTCCGGCAGGTATCGGCGCCGCAAGCGCCGGGCAAGAGCGCCGGCATCCTGCAGCGCGCCCGCGCGCAAGCCGCCCGTGAGGGACACTTCAGCAATTACCGTCCGTCGGAACTGCGCAACAAACTGAAGTGA
- a CDS encoding SIR2 family NAD-dependent protein deacylase: protein MPTTEDTLQDLFDALAKGELIPYLGPGLLTQAPDCPLPDSQEKLAALLAAQVTVPHKIRNRLTATAQFIENFKHRKSLVQLMQGAFSATVPPLPLQQVLAGMAEIPMIVALWYDDAMRSAMLASGRDDWGQVQGLSQSEHFGTWYQYYDGAGQAVQESIASSWNTLLYQPIGAHAPAANYLVSDSDFVEVLTEIDIQTPIPAHVQGLRHGRHFLFIGCRFNDQLQRSFAHQITKRSSARHWAVLAETPSRNEQRFLEEHGIEVLPMATADFSTLLCAQLGVPV, encoded by the coding sequence ATGCCTACCACTGAGGACACCTTGCAAGACCTGTTCGATGCACTCGCCAAGGGGGAGCTCATTCCTTACCTGGGGCCGGGCTTGCTGACGCAGGCGCCGGATTGCCCGCTGCCGGATTCACAGGAAAAACTGGCGGCGCTGCTGGCCGCTCAGGTCACGGTGCCGCACAAGATCCGCAACCGCCTCACGGCGACTGCGCAATTCATCGAGAACTTCAAGCATCGCAAGAGCCTGGTGCAACTGATGCAGGGGGCATTCTCTGCCACTGTGCCGCCGTTGCCGCTACAGCAGGTGCTGGCCGGCATGGCGGAGATCCCGATGATCGTCGCACTCTGGTATGACGATGCCATGCGCAGCGCCATGCTGGCCAGCGGGCGGGATGACTGGGGACAGGTGCAGGGCTTGTCGCAGTCCGAGCACTTCGGTACTTGGTACCAGTATTACGATGGCGCCGGCCAGGCAGTTCAGGAGAGCATCGCGTCGAGCTGGAACACCTTGCTGTATCAGCCTATCGGCGCACATGCACCGGCCGCCAACTATCTGGTGTCGGACTCCGATTTCGTCGAAGTGCTCACCGAGATCGACATCCAGACGCCGATTCCGGCACACGTGCAGGGACTGCGGCACGGCCGTCATTTCCTGTTCATCGGCTGCCGCTTCAACGATCAGCTGCAGCGCAGTTTTGCGCACCAGATCACCAAGCGCTCGTCGGCGCGGCACTGGGCGGTGCTGGCGGAGACGCCATCGCGCAATGAACAGCGCTTCCTGGAGGAACATGGTATCGAGGTGCTGCCCATGGCCACGGCGGACTTCTCCACCCTGCTGTGTGCGCAACTGGGGGTGCCGGTGTGA
- a CDS encoding 2Fe-2S iron-sulfur cluster-binding protein, producing the protein MPVVTIQPSGKTIEVSIGTTLLAAVMKAGEAIANKCQGKAECGACHIFVLEGRKSVSRTTPSENAKLDSIVGVGSKSRLACQVIVGEEDVTLELLNFASGR; encoded by the coding sequence ATGCCCGTCGTTACTATCCAACCCTCCGGCAAGACCATCGAGGTGAGCATCGGCACCACGCTGCTGGCCGCCGTGATGAAGGCTGGCGAAGCCATTGCCAACAAGTGCCAGGGCAAGGCTGAGTGCGGCGCCTGCCATATCTTCGTGCTGGAAGGCCGCAAGAGCGTCTCGCGTACCACCCCGTCTGAAAACGCCAAGCTCGACAGCATCGTGGGCGTCGGTTCCAAGTCGCGCCTGGCCTGCCAGGTGATCGTGGGCGAGGAAGACGTCACCCTCGAATTGCTCAATTTCGCCTCCGGGCGCTGA
- a CDS encoding DegT/DnrJ/EryC1/StrS family aminotransferase: protein MEQEWIKLSDPDVSTRELEAVTRVLVSSGLSAGPVVESFENEFASYLGRTYGVAAASGTVALMLALRAMGIRAGDEVIASAYSWHQIVHAITLVGATPVFADIDYWSGNLAPHKVADKISQRTRAIVVGNCNGHPAAWTEFRQLAQAHGLRLIEDSSEAIGSRYQGRVVGNFGDIAIFDFSQPSALCCGEGAMLVTDDPELASELHYMRNRNLSDRQSIAVASRVPMQGSMSDLSAAIGIAQLERLDEILMRRKQVEAYYLEHVQFFEGIKPPYIGPDVEEVYWMLYLVHLGTRFTRTMRNQIIEDLASQEVEAAAWCQPLHQQFYYSRFDCKRGDLLLTEKIADRCIALPLHGHLNTDEVHFIVQAAKDASSNVGAGAAIY, encoded by the coding sequence ATGGAACAGGAATGGATCAAATTGTCGGACCCCGACGTCAGCACCCGCGAGCTGGAAGCCGTCACACGGGTGCTGGTCTCGTCGGGCCTGTCCGCTGGCCCGGTGGTCGAGTCCTTTGAAAACGAATTCGCCTCCTACCTCGGCCGTACCTATGGCGTAGCCGCTGCCAGCGGCACGGTGGCGCTGATGCTGGCTTTGCGTGCCATGGGCATTCGCGCCGGCGATGAGGTGATTGCCTCCGCGTACTCCTGGCATCAGATCGTCCACGCCATCACGCTGGTCGGTGCCACCCCGGTGTTTGCCGACATCGACTACTGGAGCGGCAATCTGGCGCCGCACAAGGTGGCCGACAAGATCAGCCAGCGCACGCGTGCCATCGTGGTAGGCAATTGCAACGGCCATCCGGCCGCCTGGACCGAGTTCCGCCAGCTGGCACAGGCGCATGGCCTGCGCCTGATCGAAGATTCCAGCGAAGCCATTGGTTCGCGTTACCAAGGCCGCGTGGTGGGCAATTTCGGCGACATCGCCATCTTCGATTTTTCGCAGCCTTCGGCCCTGTGCTGTGGCGAGGGCGCCATGCTGGTGACCGATGATCCCGAACTGGCCAGTGAATTGCATTACATGCGCAACCGCAACCTGAGCGATCGCCAGTCCATCGCCGTGGCCAGCCGGGTGCCGATGCAGGGCTCGATGAGCGATCTGAGCGCCGCCATCGGCATTGCCCAACTGGAGCGGCTCGATGAAATCCTGATGCGGCGCAAGCAGGTCGAGGCCTACTACCTGGAGCACGTGCAATTCTTCGAGGGCATCAAGCCACCCTATATCGGCCCCGATGTCGAGGAGGTGTACTGGATGCTGTACCTGGTTCACCTCGGCACACGCTTCACCCGCACCATGCGCAACCAGATCATCGAAGACCTGGCCAGCCAGGAAGTCGAAGCCGCCGCCTGGTGCCAGCCGCTGCACCAGCAGTTCTACTACAGCCGTTTTGACTGCAAGCGCGGAGATCTGTTGCTCACCGAGAAGATCGCTGACCGCTGCATTGCCTTGCCCTTGCACGGGCACCTCAATACCGATGAAGTGCACTTCATCGTGCAGGCGGCCAAGGATGCCTCCAGCAATGTCGGCGCGGGGGCGGCAATCTACTGA
- the nifT gene encoding putative nitrogen fixation protein NifT gives MKVMIRKNSAGLLSAYVPKKDLEEPIVAMEKPDMWGGHVTLANGWQLVLPVMDAATVLPVTIDARRLGE, from the coding sequence GTGAAAGTGATGATCCGCAAGAACTCGGCAGGCTTGCTGTCGGCCTATGTGCCCAAGAAAGACCTGGAAGAACCCATCGTGGCGATGGAAAAGCCCGACATGTGGGGCGGCCACGTCACCCTGGCCAATGGCTGGCAACTGGTGTTGCCGGTGATGGATGCGGCCACCGTATTGCCGGTGACCATCGATGCACGCCGTCTGGGCGAATGA
- a CDS encoding cysteine desulfurase family protein, which translates to MDTTIYLDNNATTRPTPEVLAAMQACQDEAWGNPSSKHRVGDAARQRMNSARAEVAALLAASAAELVFTSGATEANHMAILGALALQPQRRHIVSSLVEHPSTLLLLRHLQAQGVRISWIAVDEHGQLQLDELAAAITPDTALVSLMWANNETGVVFPIAQAAELARQRGVLFHTDAVQAVGRVPCDVAGLGVDLLSLSAHKLHGPKGIGALYVRKGIKLPPLLFGHQERGRRGGTEDVAGIVGLGVAAAQARAALPRMQAVSALRQRFERGLARLPQVKINGAGAARLPNTVSVRFGQVHAELVLERLDRLGICASSGSACTASGDMPSHVLMAMGMSSEQAVATIRFSLSRDTREDEIDAVLAALLQIVQPLQARAA; encoded by the coding sequence ATGGATACCACCATCTATCTCGACAACAACGCCACCACCCGGCCCACACCGGAAGTACTGGCGGCCATGCAGGCCTGCCAGGATGAAGCCTGGGGCAATCCCTCCAGCAAGCACCGGGTCGGCGACGCTGCACGCCAGCGCATGAACAGTGCCCGCGCGGAGGTGGCGGCCTTGCTCGCGGCCTCGGCGGCCGAACTGGTGTTCACCAGTGGCGCCACCGAAGCCAATCACATGGCCATCCTGGGCGCGCTGGCTCTGCAGCCGCAGCGGCGCCATATCGTGAGCAGCCTGGTCGAACATCCTTCCACCTTGTTGCTGCTACGGCATCTGCAGGCACAGGGCGTGCGCATCAGCTGGATCGCCGTGGATGAGCATGGCCAGCTGCAACTCGATGAACTAGCAGCAGCCATCACGCCGGATACCGCCCTGGTCAGCCTGATGTGGGCTAACAATGAAACCGGCGTGGTGTTTCCGATTGCCCAGGCGGCCGAACTGGCGCGCCAGCGCGGTGTGCTGTTCCATACCGACGCGGTGCAGGCAGTGGGCCGTGTTCCGTGCGACGTGGCGGGCCTGGGCGTGGATCTGCTGTCCTTGTCAGCGCACAAGCTGCACGGGCCCAAAGGAATCGGCGCCCTGTACGTGCGCAAGGGGATCAAGTTGCCGCCCTTGCTGTTCGGCCACCAGGAACGCGGCCGGCGCGGCGGTACCGAGGACGTGGCGGGCATCGTCGGGCTGGGCGTGGCAGCGGCCCAGGCGCGTGCGGCGCTGCCACGGATGCAAGCGGTGAGCGCATTACGACAGCGCTTCGAGCGCGGTCTGGCACGCCTGCCGCAGGTCAAGATCAATGGTGCGGGCGCAGCGCGTCTGCCCAATACGGTCAGCGTGCGTTTCGGCCAGGTCCATGCCGAGCTGGTGCTGGAGCGCCTGGACCGCCTGGGCATCTGCGCTTCCAGCGGGTCGGCCTGTACGGCCAGCGGCGACATGCCTTCCCACGTGTTGATGGCCATGGGCATGTCCAGCGAGCAGGCCGTGGCGACGATACGCTTTTCGCTCTCCCGCGATACCCGCGAGGACGAGATCGATGCAGTGCTGGCGGCCTTGTTGCAGATCGTCCAGCCCTTGCAGGCAAGAGCGGCCTAG
- a CDS encoding nitrogen fixation protein NifZ, which produces MIEPRVARYAWGQRVQASIDLFNDGSYPDCEAEALLVAQGTPGEVVQVGMHEESTIPVYLVEFPGNRVVGCLEEEIVLLEPA; this is translated from the coding sequence ATGATCGAACCACGCGTGGCCAGATATGCCTGGGGACAGCGGGTGCAAGCCAGCATCGACCTGTTCAACGATGGCTCTTACCCGGACTGCGAGGCCGAGGCCTTGCTGGTGGCGCAGGGAACGCCGGGCGAAGTGGTGCAGGTGGGCATGCATGAAGAGTCCACCATCCCGGTGTATCTGGTGGAGTTTCCCGGCAACCGTGTAGTGGGTTGTCTGGAAGAAGAAATCGTCTTGCTGGAGCCGGCATGA
- a CDS encoding nitrogen fixation protein NifZ, whose amino-acid sequence MKINRDDGRVELDGPPQFSYGEKVRSTKTIRNDGTFAGREIGDILVKKGDIGYVTSIGTFLQQFYIYGIEFVEHGYRVGMKGRELQSLDQPVTSGQAV is encoded by the coding sequence ATGAAGATCAACCGTGATGATGGCCGGGTCGAACTGGACGGGCCGCCGCAATTCAGCTATGGCGAGAAGGTCAGAAGTACCAAGACCATCCGCAACGACGGCACCTTCGCGGGCCGGGAGATCGGCGACATTCTGGTCAAGAAGGGCGACATCGGCTATGTGACCAGTATCGGCACCTTCTTGCAGCAGTTCTACATCTACGGCATCGAATTCGTCGAACACGGTTACCGGGTCGGCATGAAGGGGCGCGAGCTGCAATCGCTCGACCAGCCCGTCACGTCCGGGCAGGCAGTCTGA
- a CDS encoding 4Fe4S-binding leucine-rich repeat protein, which produces MDTEPFAATGWQGQALSCADCAQMGRPSTRCELAKACVHDRYARRIDRFFAWNPALAKEFLTHPYFEVRAVAAKHVEVFYLPRMIDDPDATVRWSVAQRLPQRQLLMLRQDPDREVRIQVARRLHVEQLHQMMGDGDYGVRLIVAQRIEPQWLVRMLHDEDREVRRVVAARVGSALLGAMVKDEDAAVRTVVAQRLAPAQLVALCHDPDWRVRYSVAERIDAAHLGLLADDEDEAVRTLARQRSGLTGTTMT; this is translated from the coding sequence TTGGATACGGAGCCCTTCGCGGCGACCGGTTGGCAGGGACAGGCATTGTCGTGTGCCGATTGCGCGCAGATGGGCCGCCCCTCCACGCGGTGCGAACTGGCCAAGGCCTGCGTGCATGATCGTTATGCACGGCGCATCGACCGTTTCTTTGCGTGGAATCCGGCCCTGGCCAAGGAATTCCTCACTCATCCCTATTTCGAGGTGAGGGCGGTAGCGGCCAAGCACGTGGAAGTGTTTTACCTGCCGCGCATGATCGATGACCCGGATGCCACGGTGCGCTGGAGTGTGGCGCAGCGCTTGCCGCAGCGCCAGCTGCTGATGTTGCGGCAGGACCCGGATCGCGAGGTCCGTATCCAGGTGGCGCGGCGGCTGCACGTCGAGCAGCTGCACCAGATGATGGGCGATGGCGATTATGGCGTGCGTCTGATCGTGGCGCAGCGTATCGAACCGCAATGGCTGGTGCGCATGTTGCACGATGAAGATCGCGAGGTGCGCCGGGTAGTGGCAGCAAGGGTGGGATCGGCGCTGCTGGGCGCGATGGTCAAGGATGAAGACGCCGCGGTGCGTACGGTGGTGGCGCAGCGTCTGGCGCCGGCGCAGTTGGTGGCCTTGTGCCATGACCCGGACTGGCGCGTGCGCTACAGCGTGGCCGAACGTATCGATGCAGCGCATCTGGGCTTGCTGGCGGACGATGAAGACGAGGCCGTGCGCACCCTGGCACGCCAGCGCAGTGGATTGACCGGAACCACGATGACATAG
- a CDS encoding HesB/IscA family protein — translation MNITITPAAEKFMRRMVRFNGGSAQSGFRLQVSAGGCSGLSSEFSVQAQPTPGDVSLDCNGLAVFLPAESRLLLEGVTIDFADTLSESGLTFRNPNAPAASCGTHGSAPPATAAVSISSIRRKA, via the coding sequence ATGAACATCACCATCACCCCCGCCGCCGAAAAATTCATGCGCCGCATGGTGCGCTTCAATGGCGGTTCGGCCCAATCCGGCTTCCGTCTGCAGGTGAGTGCAGGCGGTTGTTCCGGGCTGAGTTCGGAATTCTCGGTCCAGGCGCAGCCCACGCCGGGCGACGTCAGCCTCGATTGCAACGGCCTGGCCGTCTTCCTGCCGGCCGAAAGCCGGCTGCTGCTGGAAGGCGTGACCATCGATTTTGCCGACACCCTGAGTGAATCCGGGCTGACCTTCCGCAACCCGAATGCGCCGGCTGCCAGTTGCGGGACGCATGGCTCTGCGCCGCCAGCCACGGCTGCAGTGTCGATCTCCAGCATCCGGCGCAAGGCTTGA
- a CDS encoding 4Fe-4S binding protein codes for MAYKIVASQCTGCSACEPECPNVAIREKNGIFVIDPKKCTECMGHFDEPQCVAVCPVDGTCVIDNAQPRYQA; via the coding sequence ATGGCCTACAAGATCGTTGCCTCGCAATGCACAGGGTGTTCCGCCTGCGAGCCCGAATGCCCGAACGTGGCGATTCGCGAAAAGAACGGGATCTTCGTGATCGATCCCAAGAAATGTACCGAATGCATGGGACATTTCGATGAACCACAATGCGTGGCCGTGTGCCCGGTCGATGGCACCTGCGTCATCGACAATGCCCAGCCGCGTTACCAGGCGTAG
- the nifB gene encoding nitrogenase cofactor biosynthesis protein NifB, whose protein sequence is MQPTQYVGIQDIKSLGTLLDKVAEHKGCGTSSEGGKASCGSSDGPADMAPEVWEKVKNHPCYSEEAHHHYARMHVAVAPACNIQCNYCNRKYDCANESRPGVVSEKLTPEQAAKKVFAVASTIPQMTVLGIAGPGDPLANPAKTFKTFELISQTAPDIKLCLSTNGLALPDHIDTIAAFNVDHVTITINMVDPEIGQHIYPWIYYQNKRWTGIDAARILHERQMLGLEMLTARGILCKVNSVMIPGINDQHLVEVNRAVKSRGAFLHNIMPLISAPEHGTVFGLNGQRGPSAQELKALQDACEGEMNMMRHCRQCRADAVGLLGEDRSAEFTTEKIEAMEVAYDGATRKAYQELVEQERQAKSAAKAAEQQELAQMADQSGLSLLVAVATKGQGRVNEHFGHVSEFQIYEVSSAGSKFVGHRRVDQYCQGGYGEEDALETVIRAINDCHAVLVAKIGGCPKDDLQKVGIEPVDRYAHEFIEQSVIAYFMDYLERVRSGQIEHRPRGDADIRQGAYTSVQSTSAAA, encoded by the coding sequence ATGCAGCCCACACAATACGTCGGTATCCAGGACATCAAATCGCTAGGCACCTTGCTGGACAAGGTAGCCGAACACAAAGGCTGTGGCACCAGCAGTGAAGGCGGCAAAGCCAGTTGCGGTTCATCCGATGGTCCCGCCGACATGGCGCCCGAGGTTTGGGAAAAGGTCAAGAACCATCCCTGCTACAGCGAAGAGGCTCATCACCACTATGCGCGTATGCACGTGGCGGTGGCACCGGCCTGTAACATCCAGTGCAACTACTGCAACCGCAAATACGATTGCGCCAACGAGTCGCGTCCAGGCGTGGTCAGCGAAAAGCTCACGCCCGAACAAGCGGCCAAGAAGGTCTTTGCGGTGGCCTCGACCATTCCGCAGATGACGGTGCTGGGCATTGCCGGTCCTGGCGACCCGCTGGCCAATCCGGCCAAGACCTTCAAGACCTTCGAGCTGATTTCGCAGACCGCGCCCGATATCAAGCTGTGCCTGTCGACCAATGGCCTGGCCTTGCCTGACCACATCGATACCATTGCTGCCTTTAACGTCGATCACGTCACCATCACCATCAACATGGTCGATCCCGAGATCGGACAGCACATCTATCCCTGGATCTATTACCAGAACAAGCGCTGGACCGGTATCGACGCGGCCCGCATCCTGCACGAACGGCAGATGCTGGGACTGGAGATGCTCACGGCGCGCGGCATCCTGTGCAAGGTCAACTCGGTGATGATCCCGGGCATCAATGACCAGCATCTGGTGGAAGTCAATCGCGCCGTCAAGTCACGCGGTGCCTTCCTGCACAACATCATGCCGCTCATTTCAGCGCCCGAGCATGGCACCGTGTTTGGCCTGAACGGCCAGCGCGGCCCCAGCGCGCAGGAGCTCAAGGCCTTGCAGGATGCCTGTGAAGGCGAGATGAACATGATGCGCCACTGCCGCCAGTGCCGCGCCGATGCGGTGGGCCTGCTGGGTGAAGACCGCAGCGCCGAATTCACCACCGAAAAGATCGAGGCCATGGAAGTGGCCTATGACGGCGCCACCCGCAAGGCTTACCAGGAGCTGGTGGAACAGGAACGCCAGGCCAAGTCGGCCGCCAAGGCCGCCGAGCAGCAGGAGCTGGCCCAGATGGCAGACCAGAGCGGCCTGTCCTTGCTGGTGGCGGTGGCGACCAAGGGGCAGGGACGCGTCAACGAGCACTTCGGACACGTCAGCGAATTCCAGATCTATGAAGTCAGCAGCGCCGGCAGCAAGTTCGTCGGACACCGGCGCGTGGACCAGTACTGTCAGGGCGGCTATGGCGAGGAGGATGCACTGGAGACCGTCATCCGCGCCATCAACGACTGCCATGCAGTGCTGGTGGCCAAGATCGGCGGCTGTCCCAAGGATGATCTGCAGAAGGTGGGCATCGAGCCGGTGGACCGGTATGCCCATGAATTCATCGAGCAATCCGTCATCGCCTACTTCATGGATTACCTGGAACGCGTGCGCAGCGGACAGATCGAGCATCGGCCACGAGGCGACGCCGATATCCGCCAGGGGGCGTATACCTCGGTGCAGTCGACGTCCGCCGCAGCGTAA